In a genomic window of Acidobacteriota bacterium:
- a CDS encoding MOSC domain-containing protein, with translation MQVVEQVEAVPGKGLRGDRYAEKNGYWTHVDECEVTLIEGEDIDEIIASGIRVQDGEHRRNIVTRGIQLEGLTGQRFQIGEAILEFDRPRPPCSYIQGLTGQEGLTRALGRRGGICARVVQGGAIKVTDTIKIL, from the coding sequence ATGCAGGTCGTCGAGCAGGTGGAAGCGGTGCCGGGCAAGGGCTTGCGCGGCGATCGTTATGCAGAGAAGAACGGTTACTGGACGCATGTCGATGAGTGCGAAGTGACGCTGATCGAGGGCGAGGACATCGACGAGATCATTGCGTCAGGCATTCGCGTGCAGGACGGCGAGCATCGCCGCAACATTGTGACGCGTGGCATTCAACTCGAAGGCTTGACCGGGCAGCGCTTCCAGATTGGCGAGGCGATTCTGGAGTTCGATCGCCCGCGTCCGCCCTGTTCTTACATACAGGGATTGACCGGCCAGGAAGGTCTAACGCGCGCCTTAGGACGTCGCGGCGGCATCTGCGCCCGCGTGGTGCAGGGCGGCGCGATCAAAGTAACCGATACTATCAAAATCCTGTAA
- a CDS encoding phosphoesterase, with product MKRIDKNSKKSVEQGIHPGPVSRRKFLRTSAESGAVLAAVTAGASLPAQAQQTTSAPAAASASPREQRRQAALKLRSECAQMQFDETRAPSTNNGDETRYPDKRGNFTKSLPHNDTGEVDPKAYDEFLSILQSGDAARFEQFPRDAQANAKLSSPISAYAYEIVGADAQSVPLPPPPAFASAAHAFEMAEIFWHLLTVDVPLGEYDSNPLVLAATADLNAFTTKLAPRVGGKITPGTLFRGESAGDLIGPYISQFFWMDIPYGVKTIDQRYRPARKDQAFLTKFPEWVANQRGMRSATRAEFESTPRYISTNRDMAEWVHGDFNFQAALNAALIIQRWGDEAQAQNNPYLKSKTQSGGVTLGREAVTLLGQISTPSQKACYYHKWLVHRRARPDAFGGKLDLHLSRKKSFDIHSDLLKCDAVARSFALHGSRLLPMSYPEGSPMHPAYPAGHATNAGAGATLLKAFFNESYPIPNQVQPSADGSKLEPYTGPTLTIGNELNKMAHNVSLGRDAGGVHYRSDGIQGMWLGEAMTISVLCDYSRTYLERFSGYELTKFDGQKIRIANGKVTPI from the coding sequence ATGAAACGCATTGATAAGAATTCGAAGAAGTCCGTTGAGCAAGGAATCCATCCGGGACCGGTTTCGCGGCGCAAGTTTCTGCGCACGAGCGCGGAGTCCGGCGCGGTGCTGGCCGCGGTAACGGCGGGCGCCAGCCTTCCAGCGCAGGCGCAGCAAACGACCTCGGCACCCGCGGCGGCGTCCGCATCACCGCGCGAGCAGCGGCGGCAGGCCGCGTTGAAACTTCGCAGCGAATGCGCGCAGATGCAGTTTGACGAGACCCGCGCTCCCTCCACCAACAACGGCGATGAGACCCGTTACCCCGACAAGCGCGGCAACTTCACCAAATCGCTTCCGCATAATGACACGGGCGAGGTCGATCCCAAGGCCTACGACGAATTTTTATCCATATTGCAGAGTGGCGACGCGGCGCGCTTCGAGCAGTTCCCGCGCGACGCGCAGGCCAACGCCAAGCTGAGCTCGCCGATATCCGCATATGCCTATGAGATTGTCGGAGCCGACGCGCAATCCGTGCCGCTGCCGCCTCCTCCGGCGTTCGCCAGCGCGGCGCACGCCTTTGAGATGGCCGAGATTTTCTGGCACTTGCTGACGGTGGATGTGCCGCTCGGCGAGTATGACAGCAACCCACTGGTGCTGGCCGCCACCGCCGATCTGAACGCCTTCACCACGAAACTCGCGCCGCGCGTGGGCGGGAAGATCACACCCGGCACCCTCTTTCGCGGCGAATCGGCGGGCGACCTGATCGGCCCTTACATCAGCCAGTTTTTCTGGATGGATATTCCTTACGGAGTAAAGACCATCGACCAGCGCTATCGTCCGGCGCGCAAGGATCAGGCGTTTCTGACCAAGTTCCCCGAGTGGGTGGCCAACCAGCGCGGCATGCGCAGCGCCACGCGCGCTGAGTTTGAAAGCACTCCGCGCTACATCTCAACCAACCGCGATATGGCGGAGTGGGTTCACGGCGATTTCAATTTCCAGGCCGCGCTGAACGCCGCGCTGATCATCCAGCGCTGGGGAGACGAGGCGCAGGCGCAAAACAATCCCTATCTCAAGTCAAAGACTCAATCCGGAGGAGTTACTCTGGGGCGCGAAGCAGTCACTCTTCTAGGTCAGATATCCACGCCGTCGCAGAAGGCTTGTTACTACCATAAGTGGCTGGTGCATCGCCGCGCCCGTCCCGACGCTTTCGGCGGCAAGCTCGACTTACACCTGAGCAGAAAGAAGTCATTCGACATTCACTCTGACTTACTCAAATGCGACGCCGTGGCGCGATCCTTCGCGCTGCACGGTTCGCGTCTGCTGCCGATGAGTTATCCCGAGGGCAGCCCCATGCATCCGGCCTACCCGGCCGGCCACGCGACCAATGCTGGAGCGGGCGCGACGCTCTTGAAGGCCTTCTTCAACGAGAGCTATCCCATCCCCAATCAGGTGCAGCCCAGCGCGGACGGCTCGAAGCTGGAGCCCTACACGGGACCGACACTCACCATCGGCAATGAGCTGAACAAGATGGCGCACAACGTATCACTCGGTCGCGATGCCGGCGGCGTGCATTATCGCTCGGACGGTATTCAGGGAATGTGGTTGGGCGAGGCGATGACCATCAGCGTACTATGTGACTACAGCCGTACTTATCTGGAGCGTTTCAGTGGCTACGAACTCACTAAGTTCGACGGCCAGAAAATACGCATCGCCAACGGAAAAGTTACACCCATATAA
- a CDS encoding prephenate dehydrogenase: MTANSGGHIQQITICGVGLIGGSLGLALKKAGFGGKVMGFGRPATMERALRAGAIDAGSSNLAEAVAAADVIYLSGPILHILELMEQLPPLVKSTALITDAGSTKAVITEKGSGLFPSQPWFVGGHPMAGKESTGVENADADLFVGARYALTPFSRHHLDPPLVREFVAWLDKIGARVMILNADVHDEIVTWTSHLPQMVSTALGVAVLENLKFPEDLQLSAGGLRDTSRLAESSYHVWRDIALTNAENLERAITSYVQALEHLRDNLRSRELETLFEQGNELRRRLKSPEVVASGAVTENAD, translated from the coding sequence ATGACAGCTAACTCCGGCGGCCACATCCAACAGATCACCATCTGCGGCGTGGGCCTCATCGGCGGCTCGCTCGGCCTCGCGCTGAAGAAGGCGGGCTTCGGCGGCAAGGTGATGGGCTTTGGACGTCCCGCCACCATGGAGCGCGCGTTGCGCGCGGGCGCGATTGACGCGGGCTCGTCCAATCTCGCCGAGGCCGTCGCCGCCGCCGACGTCATTTATCTTTCCGGCCCCATCCTGCACATCCTCGAATTGATGGAGCAGCTTCCACCGCTGGTGAAGAGCACGGCGCTGATCACCGACGCGGGATCGACCAAGGCGGTCATCACCGAGAAAGGCTCGGGACTGTTTCCATCGCAACCGTGGTTCGTCGGCGGACATCCCATGGCGGGCAAGGAGTCGACCGGGGTCGAGAACGCCGACGCGGACTTGTTCGTCGGCGCGCGCTATGCGCTGACGCCGTTCAGCCGCCATCATCTGGATCCGCCGCTGGTGCGCGAGTTCGTCGCCTGGCTCGACAAAATCGGCGCGCGCGTGATGATCCTGAACGCCGACGTGCATGACGAGATCGTCACATGGACCAGCCACCTGCCGCAGATGGTCTCGACCGCGCTGGGCGTGGCGGTGCTCGAAAATCTGAAATTTCCAGAAGACTTGCAGCTCTCCGCCGGTGGACTGCGCGACACTTCGCGGCTGGCGGAGAGTTCCTATCACGTCTGGCGCGACATCGCATTGACCAACGCCGAGAATCTCGAGCGCGCCATCACCTCCTACGTGCAGGCTCTGGAGCATCTGCGCGACAATCTGCGCTCGCGCGAACTGGAGACGCTGTTCGAGCAAGGCAACGAGCTGCGCCGGCGCCTGAAATCGCCGGAGGTGGTTGCCAGCGGCGCGGTAACGGAAAATGCAGATTAG
- a CDS encoding chorismate mutase has translation MDITDWRKKIDDVDRELVRLLNERARVVLEIARIKKQGGLAVLDPRREREVFENIVGGNQGPLENGALQRMFQHIIEESRALEQDLFEKKTTRKAVGKKP, from the coding sequence ATGGACATCACAGACTGGCGCAAGAAAATTGACGACGTGGACCGCGAGTTGGTGCGCCTGCTGAATGAGCGGGCGCGCGTGGTGCTGGAGATTGCCAGGATCAAGAAGCAAGGTGGGCTGGCCGTTCTCGATCCACGGCGCGAGCGCGAGGTGTTTGAGAACATCGTCGGCGGCAATCAGGGGCCGCTCGAAAACGGCGCGCTGCAGCGCATGTTCCAGCACATTATCGAAGAGAGCCGCGCTTTGGAGCAGGATTTATTCGAGAAGAAAACCACGCGCAAAGCGGTAGGGAAGAAACCCTAG
- a CDS encoding DUF2442 domain-containing protein has protein sequence MNRITDVRALDGCRLWLRFADGIEGDLDLADLAGQGIFSAWDDRHFFESVHINASGALEWGDNIDLCPDSIYLRLTGKSAAEIFPGLATNTHA, from the coding sequence ATGAATCGCATAACGGACGTGCGGGCATTGGATGGTTGCCGGCTCTGGCTGCGCTTCGCTGACGGCATCGAGGGAGACCTCGACCTTGCCGATCTAGCGGGACAGGGCATTTTTTCAGCGTGGGATGACCGGCACTTTTTTGAATCAGTTCACATCAATGCGAGCGGTGCGTTGGAGTGGGGCGACAATATCGATTTATGCCCCGACTCAATCTATCTTCGACTGACAGGGAAAAGTGCGGCAGAAATTTTTCCTGGTCTCGCCACGAACACCCATGCCTGA